The Kribbella shirazensis genomic interval ATCCGCACTGCGAGCGCAGCGAATCCAACGCCGATCAGCAACGGCAGGATCGCTGCCCGCATCCCGTAGTACGCCAGAATCACCGGACCGATCACGAGGAGACCGATCCGCAGCACGCTGACGCCCTTGCGGGTCTGGCCGCGTACGACGCCCAGCGGCGTGATGCTGACGCGTCCGAGGCCGATAAGTGCGCTGACGACGGACAGGACGGGAACGGCGACCAGTACCACGAGGACTGTCCACCACTGCACGGTGATGTCGCCGACGTACCAGCGTCCGCCGCCCAAGGGGACCTGTGCGATCAGCGGACTCAGCACGGTGTAGCCGAGCAGACCGATCACCGCACCGGCCAAGGCGAGCACGGCTTGTTCTACTGCGCTCAGCCAGAGCACCTGGGTACGCGTAGCACCGGCGAGACGTAGAGCGGCCAGTCTGTGCTCGCGTCGCTTGGCTGCGACACCGGCTGCCTGTCCGACCAGGCTGAGGATCGGGAAGAGCACCAGGGTGATGCCGAAGGCAACTGCGATGAGGAGGCCGAGCATGCGGCTGTCCCAGACGTTCTCGTTCCAGCTGCTGACGTACTGCGGGTGCTCGTCGGCGGCGATCGTCTGTACGCCGCGGATGACGATGAGCTCCTCTGGTGAGGACAGTCCCTTGTCGCTGATCACGCCGGTGGGCTGGTCCAGGTTGTACCGCTTGCTGAGGCTGGACCAGCGCTTGGCGACCTCGGGTGACACGAAGACCTCGCCGGGCTTCGGGGTGTGCTCGAGCCCTGGCGGTGGCGGCAGTTCGTTGGGTCGGAGAGTGGCGAGGTCGAGGACGGCGAGGCGGTGGCCGTCGACGCGCTGGTCGTCGTCGAGGTTCAGCAGACCGATCGCGGTCGCAGGGTCGGCCTTGTCCGCGCTGCGCCAGCCGATCCGCTCGGACCGGTGCGAGAGCCCGAGCGAGCCGGCGATCAGGAACGTGACGAGCAGCGCGACCACCGCTGTCGCACCGAGCGCAGCGAGGTTGGCGGCCCGTCCACCCGGCCCGGGCCGCCGAACGAACCGCAGCCCGAGATCCGTCATCGGATTCACGGCCGCACCTCCCACGGAACCGGCCCGGCCACCGGGGCGCCAGGGTTCATGCCCTCGCTGACGCGGCCGTCGACGATGTGCAGCGTGCGATGGCAGCGGGCGGCCACTGCGTTGTCGTGCGTGACGACGACCACCGCGGCACCGCGGTACGTCGCTGCGCCGACGAGGAGCTCGATGACCTGGGAGCCCGTGGCAGCATCCAACGCGCCGGTCGGCTCGTCGGCGAACACCACCTGCGGCTCACCGACCAGTGCCCGCGCGATCGCCACCCGCTGCGCCTGACCACCTGACAGCTCCCCGGGACGACGCCCGACCTCGGCTGCGAGCCCGACCTGGGCCAGCGTGGTGCGGGCCCGCCCGATGGCCTCCCGTCGATTCACACCGTCGACCATCAACGGGAGGGCCACGTTCTCGTCCGCGGGCAGTTCGGCGAGCAACTGGTTGTCCTGGAACACGAAGCCGAGCCGACGCCGCCTCAGCACCGTCCGCGCCGCGTCGTTCAACTGGTCCACCCGTTCACCGCCCAGCCACACCTCGCCCTGGTCCGGCGTGAGGATGCCGGCCAGGACGTGCAGGAGGGTGGTCTTGCCGTTCCCGCTCGGCCCCATCACCGCGAGCGCTTCGCCCGCATGCACCGCGACATCCACTCCGGCGAGGCCGACCACGCTGCCGTAGTACTTGACGAGACCGTGACCGCTGAGCACGATCTGCTGACTCTGGAAGTTCATACCCGGAGCCTTTCGCGATCACTCCGCGCGATCGTCCGCCCGCGGACCGGTCTTGCTGCCGTCTTCCGGTGCCTTTCGGCGACCTTCCGTACGACTCAGGTCGTACGGAACGCCGACGGGTACGCGTCGCGGTAGCTCGGGATCGTGCCGGCCGGCGTCTGCACCGACTCGGCGTTCAGCATCGCGTGCACGATCGCGCGGCACAGGGTCCGCGCGCCGGCGGCGTACACCGTCTCCAGCTGTCCCAGCGCGGCCGGATCGGTGACGCTCAGCCGCGGTACGCCGTCCGGGGGCGTCCCGGTCGACACCGCGAAGATGCTGTCGCCGTCGACGAGGGTGTGGATCGGGTCGATCGCCCGCGCCAGGCCGTCGTGCGCGACCATCGCCATCCGCTGCGCCGCGGCCTTGTCCAGCGGTACGTCGGTGCCGACGATCGCGATCACCGTGTTCATCGGCGGGCCCGGGATCAGGTTGCGGCCGGGCGCGGCGGGCGGCGGGGGCTCGACCGGTGTCCGCAGGTGGGCGAACTCGTCGCCCAGTCCGTACCGCGCGCCGTACAGGTTGCCGTCGGCGTCGACCGCGGAACCGGCCGCGTTCACGATCACCAGCGCGCCGACCGTCGTACCGTCGTCGAGCCGGACGCTGGCCGAGCCGACGCCGCCCTTGAGCGACCGGACCCGGGCGCCCGCCCCGGCGCCGTGATTGCCGAGGGCAACCGATCCGCCGGTCGCGGCGGCGATCGCGTCCGCTCCCCAGGACGGCTCCGGCCGGGCCTTGAAGTCACCGCCCCGGGCCAGGTCGAAGATCACCGCGGTCGGCACGATCGGCACCACGTCGAACTCGCCCTGGCCGACCCGCACGCCCTCGCCGCGTTCCTCCAGCCAGCGCATCACGCTGCCGGCGGTGTCGAGCCCGAAGGCGCTGCCGCCGGTCAGGACGATCGCGTTCACGCCGTCGTTGGAGTTCACCGGCGAGAGCAGGTCGGTCTCGCGCGTGCCGGGCGCGCCGCCGCGGACATCGACGCCGGCGACCGCCGTCGCGGGCACGTGGACGACCGTCGTGCCGGTGAGGTACGGCGCGTCGAGGCGCTCGACCTGACCGACCAGAACGCCGGGAACATCAGTGATCGCGTTGTGCGGACCGGGCTGCATGCGTCCGATCTTCGCACGCCGAAATCCGGTTGCGGCGCGCGCTAGCGTGGAAGGCATGAACGCCGATCAGCTCTGTGGTCTGCTGGCCGAACCGTCGAGGTTGCGGACGTACTCCGCGATCGTCCTCGGCGCCACGACTCCGGAACAGGTTGCCGGGAGCACCGGCCTGGCCGCGCCGGTCGTGGTGAAGGCGCTGCAACGGCTGACCAAGGGCGGGCTGATCGAGGCGAGCCGTGACGGGTTCACCGCGGACGCCGGCGTGTTCAAGGACGCCGTACGGGAGAACCGGCCGGAGTGGGTGCCGCTGGATCCCGATCCGGCCCGCGACAACGTGCTGAAGTCGTTCATCCGTGACGGGCGGCTGACGCACTTCCCGACGTTCCCGGACAAGTACCGGATCGTGCTGGAGTACTTCGTCCAGGCCTTCGAGGTCGGGCGTAGCTACCCGGAGACCGAGGTCAACGAGCTCCTCAACCGCTTCCACCCCGATCACGCGGCGCTGCGCCGCGGCCTGGTCGACGCAGGCCTCCTGACCCGCGAGAACAGCGTCTACACGCGTACTAGGTGAGGCGGCGCGCCGGAGTGTCCTGGCGGGGCTTCTCGTTCGGCGCGATGCGGATCCGGGTGTCGAGGACGGTGGCGCCCTGGGCGGAGACCAGGACCGAGCGGAGGTCGAGCCGGACGACCTCCTCGAGGTCGAGCGTCAGGCGGGACACACGGTGCAGCAGGTTCTCGATCGCGGAGATGTCGACGGGGTCCGAGCCGCGGTAGCCGTACAGCAACGGTGCGGCTTTCACCTCGCGGACCATCTCGGCGGCGTCGCGGGTGGTGAGCGGCGGCATCCGGTAGGAGCGGTCGCCGAGCAGATCCGTGGCGACACCGGACAGCCCGAAGGTCACGACCGGGCCGAACGACACGTCCTCGATCGCCGAGATCACCACCGGCACGCCCGGCGGCGCCATCTTCTGGACGACGAACTGCGCCCGCCCCGGGTCCGACGCGACGCCGAACGTCTGGGTCATCTCGGCCCAGGCGGCCCGCATGTCGTCCTCGTCATGGATGTGCCGCCAGATGTCGGCCAGGTCCGGCCGCATCCGCCACTGCTCCGCGGTCGCCTTCAGGATCACCTCGAACCCGAGGTCCGTGGCCCGCGCGACCGCCTCGTCGGCGCTCAGCACCGGGAACGCTGGCAACACCGAGATCCCGTAGTAGCTCAGCAGCCGCTGCCGGTCGGCGTCGTCCAGATCCGCACCCGACGGATGCCGTTGCAGGAACTCCGCGACGAAGTCCTCTCCCCCGGCGGTGTCGACCTCCGGCAGGTCCGGGATCCGGCTGTCCGACCGGCGCCGC includes:
- a CDS encoding P1 family peptidase: MQPGPHNAITDVPGVLVGQVERLDAPYLTGTTVVHVPATAVAGVDVRGGAPGTRETDLLSPVNSNDGVNAIVLTGGSAFGLDTAGSVMRWLEERGEGVRVGQGEFDVVPIVPTAVIFDLARGGDFKARPEPSWGADAIAAATGGSVALGNHGAGAGARVRSLKGGVGSASVRLDDGTTVGALVIVNAAGSAVDADGNLYGARYGLGDEFAHLRTPVEPPPPAAPGRNLIPGPPMNTVIAIVGTDVPLDKAAAQRMAMVAHDGLARAIDPIHTLVDGDSIFAVSTGTPPDGVPRLSVTDPAALGQLETVYAAGARTLCRAIVHAMLNAESVQTPAGTIPSYRDAYPSAFRTT
- a CDS encoding FtsX-like permease family protein, translating into MTDLGLRFVRRPGPGGRAANLAALGATAVVALLVTFLIAGSLGLSHRSERIGWRSADKADPATAIGLLNLDDDQRVDGHRLAVLDLATLRPNELPPPPGLEHTPKPGEVFVSPEVAKRWSSLSKRYNLDQPTGVISDKGLSSPEELIVIRGVQTIAADEHPQYVSSWNENVWDSRMLGLLIAVAFGITLVLFPILSLVGQAAGVAAKRREHRLAALRLAGATRTQVLWLSAVEQAVLALAGAVIGLLGYTVLSPLIAQVPLGGGRWYVGDITVQWWTVLVVLVAVPVLSVVSALIGLGRVSITPLGVVRGQTRKGVSVLRIGLLVIGPVILAYYGMRAAILPLLIGVGFAALAVRIIGPWAVQVVGKLMANAANGPVTLLAGRRLVDDPKGAFRPVAALVLSGFVTGFISVFMPSGEDDPSFNDMRIGVALLLSLVFLTVAASTAAGAVGTALDQAAPARALRRSGVPLSVIERSARVAAVVPVVGVGLPVVGFGALCGLALSGGKVITQGSSGVLLLLGQVVAGLVLATVAGAAGAPVLRKASAN
- a CDS encoding ABC transporter ATP-binding protein, whose amino-acid sequence is MNFQSQQIVLSGHGLVKYYGSVVGLAGVDVAVHAGEALAVMGPSGNGKTTLLHVLAGILTPDQGEVWLGGERVDQLNDAARTVLRRRRLGFVFQDNQLLAELPADENVALPLMVDGVNRREAIGRARTTLAQVGLAAEVGRRPGELSGGQAQRVAIARALVGEPQVVFADEPTGALDAATGSQVIELLVGAATYRGAAVVVVTHDNAVAARCHRTLHIVDGRVSEGMNPGAPVAGPVPWEVRP
- a CDS encoding DUF2087 domain-containing protein; protein product: MNADQLCGLLAEPSRLRTYSAIVLGATTPEQVAGSTGLAAPVVVKALQRLTKGGLIEASRDGFTADAGVFKDAVRENRPEWVPLDPDPARDNVLKSFIRDGRLTHFPTFPDKYRIVLEYFVQAFEVGRSYPETEVNELLNRFHPDHAALRRGLVDAGLLTRENSVYTRTR